The following proteins are encoded in a genomic region of Cryptomeria japonica chromosome 11, Sugi_1.0, whole genome shotgun sequence:
- the LOC131079017 gene encoding uncharacterized protein LOC131079017: MDREAQEFNFLDAFGTVGEAWKILLREAKIVAATALTLLLPLFFVNHGNSLISEALLRKIMINDGLLGKPITESIRHLQIADLVLITALYVTLLFAFSLISRSAVVNTVGATNVGKEVCYTKVMNVVPKIWKCLILTFLCSFLIMFLYYVLIVGALFFWLLMYGADGQKKGTLPVGVFIIFIVAFPFHVYIAMAWQVASVVCVVEDTQGLNTMKTSKQPTKGKRDSSLALNLFYALLMGVIGGVQRYSAYGKEQQVMSVGVIVVVVLLQCIVYLASLLTRGVLNFVCKSCHPEDTHLKALFSHLRMYNRGYMLPKDASMEFEMFRL; encoded by the coding sequence ATGGATAGAGAAGCACAAGAATTCAATTTTCTGGACGCCTTCGGAACCGTGGGAGAGGCGTGGAAAATCTTGCTTCGTGAGGCGAAAATCGTGGCAGCCACTGCCCTCACCCTACTGCTGCCTCTTTTCTTTGTAAACCATGGCAACAGTTTAATCTCGGAGGCCCTCCTCAGGAAAATCATGATAAACGACGGATTATTGGGCAAACCTATCACAGAAAGCATCCGCCACCTGCAAATTGCGGACCTTGTACTAATAACGGCACTGTATGTAACCCTACTTTTTGCCTTCTCTCTGATTTCAAGATCAGCAGTGGTGAACACGGTGGGAGCCACCAACGTAGGCAAAGAAGTGTGCTACACAAAGGTTATGAACGTGGTGCCCAAGATATGGAAGTGCCTCATCCTCACTTTTCTCTGCTCATTCCTCATTATGTTTCTATACTATGTGCTCATCGTGGGTGCCCTGTTTTTCTGGTTGTTGATGTATGGAGCGGATGGACAGAAGAAGGGGACCCTTCCCGTTGGGGTCTTCATTATTTTCATCGTTGCATTCCCTTTCCACGTGTACATCGCCATGGCGTGGCAGGTTGCCAGCGTGGTTTGTGTGGTGGAAGATACACAAGGATTGAACACCATGAAGACGAGCAAACAACCCACGAAAGGAAAGCGGGATAGCTCGTTGGCGTTGAATCTTTTTTACGCGCTGCTGATGGGCGTTATTGGTGGCGTTCAGAGGTATTCAGCGTATGGAAAGGAGCAGCAAGTGATGAGCGTGGGCGTTATTGTGGTGGTGGTGTTGTTGCAGTGTATTGTTTATTTAGCATCGCTGCTCACTCGTGGCGTCCTTAATTTTGTCTGCAAATCCTGTCACCCCGAGGATACACATTTGAAGGCTTTGTTCAGTCATTTAAGGATGTACAATAGAGGCTATATGCTTCCCAAGGATGCCTCTATGGAGTTCGAGATGTTTCGTCTATAG